The following coding sequences are from one Capsicum annuum cultivar UCD-10X-F1 chromosome 3, UCD10Xv1.1, whole genome shotgun sequence window:
- the LOC107863929 gene encoding sugar transporter ERD6-like 7, which produces MKEDIEQSENKLHEDIRAPLIIQTNKRVKEEHVENGCYEKKQDRCMVYLSTFVAVCGSFAFGSCVGYSSPTQSAIREDLNLSIAEYSLFGSILTFGAMIGAITSGPIADYIGRKGAMRISSAFCVAGWLAIYFAQGALALDIGRLAKGYGMGVFSYVVPVFIAEIAPRDLRGALTTINQLMICCGVSVSFIIGTMLTWRTLALAGIIPCTILLFGLFIIPESPRWLAKIGHQKEFELALRRLRGKDADISEEAAEIQEYIETLEKLPKVNLLDLFQRRYSSSLIVGVGLMVFQQFGGINGICFYTGSIFESSGFAADVGTIIYAIIQVPITALGAALIDRAGRKPLLLVSGTGLVIGCMLTGISFYLKGHEIAIKAAPILAVTGILVYIGSFSVGMGAVPWVVMSEIYPINIKGAAGSLATLVNWFGAWACSYTFNFLMTWNSFGTFVLYAAVNALSILFVIKIVPETKGRTLEQIHAAINAS; this is translated from the exons atGAAGGAAGATATAGAGCAAAGTGAGAACAAGCTACATGAAGATATAAGAGCTCCTCTTATCATCCAAAcaaataaaagagtaaaagaagAACATGTTGAAAATGGATGCTATGAGAAGAAACAAGATAGGTGCATGGTGTACCTTAGCACATTTGTGGCTGTTTGTGGTTCTTTTGCATTTGGATCTTGT GTTGGCTATTCATCACCAACACAATCCGCCATCAGAGAGGATCTTAACTTATCTATAGCAGAG TACTCACTCTTTGGTTCGATATTGACATTTGGCGCGATGATTGGAGCTATCACAAGTGGTCCAATTGCTGATTATATTGGCCGTAAAGGG GCAATGAGAATATCAAGTGCTTTCTGTGTTGCGGGATGGTTAGCCATTTACTTTGCTCAG GGAGCTCTTGCTCTGGACATTGGAAGATTGGCAAAAGGATATGGAATGGGAGTTTTCTCTTACGTG GTGCCGGTATTTATAGCTGAAATTGCACCTAGAGATTTACGAGGAGCTTTGACAACAATAAACCAG CTGATGATATGTTGTGGAGTTTCAGTTTCCTTCATTATAGGAACTATGTTGACATGGAGGACTTTGGCATTAGCAG GAATAATTCCATGTACTATTCTCCTTTTCGGCCTCTTTATTATTCCAGAGTCTCCTAGGTGGTTG GCAAAAATAGGACATCAAAAGGAGTTTGAACTTGCACTCCGTAGACTTCGAGGCAAAGATGCTGACATATCTGAGGAGGCAGCTGAAATCCAG GAATATATAGAAACACTTGAAAAGCTTCCGAAAGTCAACTTGCTTGATTTGTTTCAAAGAAGATACTCGAGCTCACTCATA GTGGGAGTTGGACTTATGGTGTTTCAACAGTTTGGTGGAATCAATGGCATTTGTTTCTACACCGGTAGCATATTTGAGTCCTCAG GGTTCGCAGCTGACGTCGGAACTATAATCTATGCAATTATACAG gTTCCCATCACCGCACTGGGCGCAGCCTTAATAGACAGAGCTGGAAGAAAACCTCTTTTATTG GTTTCTGGAACAGGACTTGTCATAGGTTGTATGCTAACAGGAATCTCATTCTATCTGAAG GGACATGAAATTGCAATAAAGGCAGCACCAATACTTGCCGTAACAGGCATACTG GTATATATTGGGTCCTTTTCAGTAGGAATGGGAGCAGTTCCCTGGGTTGTGATGTCAGAG ATATATCCTATAAATATTAAAGGGGCTGCTGGCAGCCTTGCAACACTAGTGAATTGGTTTGGGGCATGGGCGTGCTCCTACACTTTCAACTTCCTCATGACTTGGAACTCTTTTG GTACTTTCGTTCTTTATGCTGCAGTAAATGCGCTCTCCATTTTGTTTGTGATCAAGATAGTACCTGAAACCAAAGGAAGAACTTTGGAACAAATCCATGCTGCTATAAACGCATCATAA